A single Eleginops maclovinus isolate JMC-PN-2008 ecotype Puerto Natales chromosome 5, JC_Emac_rtc_rv5, whole genome shotgun sequence DNA region contains:
- the apbb2b gene encoding amyloid beta precursor protein binding family B member 2 isoform X1, whose translation MTDLLTGDLSCAAMMSVDVTNRNSPAATPPTSLSLRSSHNQLLSSDVINQGSATPPKCRKKYALTNIQSAMGLGEAVPSSSSPSSPSQPLTPNNPKLAKNGVNQLRKAGQDHNKNTTGPDLVDPESETTADDLNVNTAEEDDSHALTNNDREEDVIKRDFELHSDDSSDADPEPKTESDIDCNINTSVQIKLNGNSTDLDFDLNIETEESDDISILSEKEMMSKMKIEEDGDEAVEEEQENEENKPLLMIKSESPVMNHNVSSSLELISDLHSNLKLLKSGQDAPVPPPPSPPKQASPEDTPLLSVASCSSSSSSSPETKKDRRTGAKTDCALNRIQNLNPSDEELSWTTLSQESNSPEETDIWSEQSFQTDPDLPPGWKKITDMAGIYYWHIPTGTTQWERPATRPAPPGETEPLALGDHTASTPRKHSLGSLSPSPTPDHESSQAEIFFRGSTRSSTTSDSSVEPLSTQEPTVTTCGFVNSCYFPRSTSLQGMPDPELRSQHLEDEDKKQVWSEFGGKIDSEVWKDLQAATVNPDPSLKEFEGATLRYASLKLRNRPSVEDEESCRINRINSETKCFAVRSLGWVEMAEEDLAPGKSSVAVNNCIRQLSYCKNDIRDTVGIWGEGKDMYLLLENNMLNLVDPMDRSVLHSQPIASIRVWGVGRDNGRDFAYVARDKNTRILKCHVFRCDTPAKAIATSLHEICSRIMTERKNAKAMAGSLQDRMQAGLDLPLQAEFPTPKTELVQKFQVLYLGMLPVARPIGSAPGMDILNGAIDSLMGSSNREDWTPVDLNVADATVTISKEKDEGEVLVECRVRFLSFMGVGRNVHTFAFVMDAGGHRFDCHVFWCEPNAGHVSEAVQAACMLRYQKCLVARPPSQRACGSSPPGDSVSRRVSTSVKRGVLSLIDTLKQKRPVTELPQ comes from the exons ATGACTGACCTCCTGACAG GTGATCTGTCTTGTGCCGCGATGATGTCAGTAGACGTGACCAATCGTAACAGCCCTGCTGCCACGCCTCCCACTTCCCTCAGCCTCCGCTCGTCACACAACCAGCTGCTGAGCAGTGATGTCATCAACCAAGGCTCTGCCACGCCACCCAAGTGTCGCAAAAAGTACGCACTTACCAATATACAGAGTGCCATGGGCCTTGGCGAAGCAGTGCCCTCTTCATCTTCCCCGTCATCCCCCTCACAGCCCTTAACCCCTAACAATCCCAAACTTGCCAAGAACGGAGTGAACCAGCTTCGTAAAGCCGGTCAGgatcacaacaaaaacacaaccgGCCCTGACTTGGTGGATCCAGAGTCTGAAACTACAGCTGATGACCTCAATGTCAACACAGCTGAGGAAGATGACAGCCACGCTCTCACCAAcaatgacagggaggaagaCGTCATTAAGAGAGACTTTGAACTTCACTCGGACGACAGCAGTGATGCAGACCCCGAGCCGAAAACTGAATCAGACATTGACTGTAACATTAACACAAGCGTGCAGATCAAACTGAACGGCAACTCCACAGATTTGGACTTTGACTTGAACATTGAGACAGAGGAGAGCGACGACATCAGCATTCTGTctgaaaaggaaatgatgtCGAAGATGAAGATCGAGGAAGATGGAGATGAGGCGgtagaggaggagcaggagaacgAGGAGAATAAACCTTTACTGATGATAAAAAGTGAGTCTCCTGTGATGAACCACAACGTTTCTTCAAGCCTGGAGCTCATCTCTGACCTCCACTCCAACCTCAAGCTCCTCAAATCAGGCCAGGACGCTCCGgtgcctccccctccctccccaccgAAGCAGGCCAGCCCAGAGGACACACCCCTGCTTTCTGtggcctcctgctcctcctcttcctcctcctctccagagACCAAGAAGGACAGAAGGACCGGGGCAAAGACAGACTGTGCTTTGAACCGCATTCAGAATCTGAACCCCAGTGACGAAGAGTTGAGTTGGACCACACTGTCCCAGGAGAGCAACTCCCCCGAAGAGACAG ATATCTGGAGTGAGCAGTCATTCCAGACAGACCCTGACCTGCCTCCAGGATGGAAGAAGATCACAGACATGGCCGGTATCTACTACTGGCACATTCCTACAGGCACCACCCAGTGGGAGAGGCCGGCCACACGCCCTGCACCCCCCGGAGAGACAGAGCCCCTGGCCCTGGGCGACCACACAGCCTCCACACCACGTAAACACTCCCTGGGCTCACTCAGCCCCTCACCTACTCCTGACCACGAG tCGAGCCAGGCGGAGATCTTCTTCAGGGGGTCGACTCGCTCAAGCACCACCTCTGACAGCTCCGTGGAGCCTCTCTCCACCCAAGAGCCCACCGTCACCACATGTGGATTTGTCAACAGCTGTTACTTT CCTCGTTCCACTTCTCTACAGGGGATGCCTGATCCAGAGCTGCGCTCTCAGCATCTCGAAGATGAAGACAAG AAACAGGTGTGGAGTGAATTTGGCGGAAAGATTGATAGTGAAGTGTGGAAG GACCTGCAAGCAGCCACGGTGAACCCTGACCCCAGCCTGAAGGAGTTCGAGGGTGCTACGCTTCGCTACGCATCACTAAAGCTAAG gaaCCGTCCGTCAGTGGAAGACGAGGAGTCCTGCAGGATCAACAGGATCAACTCAGAAACAAAG TGCTTTGCAGTGCGATCTCTGGGGTGGGTTGAAATGGCCGAAGAGGACTTGGCTCCTGGAAAGAGCAGTGTTGCCGTTAACAACTGCATCCGACAGCTGTCCTACTGCAAGAATGACATCCGAGACACCGTCGGCATCTGGGGAGAG GGGAAGGACATGTACCTGCTGCTGGAGAACAATATGTTAAACCTGGTCGACCCCATGGACCGCAGTGTGCTTCACTCTCAGCCAATCGCAAGTATCCGGGTCTGGGGCGTTGGCCGGGACAATGGCAG GGACTTTGCATATGTTGCGCGGGATAAAAACACCAGGATCCTGAAATGTCATGTGTTCCGCTGTGACACGCCAGCCAAAGCCATCGCCACCAGCCTGCATGAGATCTGCTCCCGG atAATGACAGAGCGAAAGAATGCCAAAGCGATGGCAGGCTCTCTCCAGGACAGGATGCAGGCAGGACTAGATCTCCCCTTACAAG CAGAGTTCCCCACACCAAAGACGGAGCTGGTTCAGAAGTTCCAGGTGCTCTACCTTGGGATGCTGCCTGTGGCCAGACCAATAG GCTCTGCTCCAGGCATGGACATACTGAACGGAGCTATAGACAGCCTGATGGGTTCTTCAAACAGAGAGGACTGGACCCCGGTAGACCTCAATGTAGCAGATGCTACTGTCACCATCAGCAAAGAGAAG GACGAAGGGGAAGTGCTGGTGGAGTGTCGTGTTCGTTTCCTGTCTTTCATGGGCGTCGGGCGGAACGTGCACACGTTTGCCTTCGTCATGGATGCTGGCGGCCATCGCTTCGACTGTCACGTCTTCTGGTGTGAGCCCAACGCTGGACACGTGTCAGAGGCCGTACAGGCCGCTTGTATG ctGCGGTATCAGAAGTGTTTGGTGGCTCGCCCCCCCTCCCAGAGGGCATGTGGCTCATCGCCCCCCGGAGACTCGGTATCCCGTCGGGTCTCGACCAGTGTGAAGCGAGGCGTCCTGTCTCTCATCGACACCCTCAAACAAAAGAGACCCGTCACAGAGTTGCCGCAGTAA
- the apbb2b gene encoding amyloid beta precursor protein binding family B member 2 isoform X3, with product MTDLLTGDLSCAAMMSVDVTNRNSPAATPPTSLSLRSSHNQLLSSDVINQGSATPPKCRKKYALTNIQSAMGLGEAVPSSSSPSSPSQPLTPNNPKLAKNGVNQLRKAGQDHNKNTTGPDLVDPESETTADDLNVNTAEEDDSHALTNNDREEDVIKRDFELHSDDSSDADPEPKTESDIDCNINTSVQIKLNGNSTDLDFDLNIETEESDDISILSEKEMMSKMKIEEDGDEAVEEEQENEENKPLLMIKSESPVMNHNVSSSLELISDLHSNLKLLKSGQDAPVPPPPSPPKQASPEDTPLLSVASCSSSSSSSPETKKDRRTGAKTDCALNRIQNLNPSDEELSWTTLSQESNSPEETDIWSEQSFQTDPDLPPGWKKITDMAGIYYWHIPTGTTQWERPATRPAPPGETEPLALGDHTASTPRKHSLGSLSPSPTPDHESSQAEIFFRGSTRSSTTSDSSVEPLSTQEPTVTTCGFVNSCYFPRSTSLQGMPDPELRSQHLEDEDKKQVWSEFGGKIDSEVWKDLQAATVNPDPSLKEFEGATLRYASLKLRNRPSVEDEESCRINRINSETKCFAVRSLGWVEMAEEDLAPGKSSVAVNNCIRQLSYCKNDIRDTVGIWGEGKDMYLLLENNMLNLVDPMDRSVLHSQPIASIRVWGVGRDNGRDFAYVARDKNTRILKCHVFRCDTPAKAIATSLHEICSRIMTERKNAKAMAGSLQDRMQAGLDLPLQAEFPTPKTELVQKFQVLYLGMLPVARPIGMDILNGAIDSLMGSSNREDWTPVDLNVADATVTISKEKDEGEVLVECRVRFLSFMGVGRNVHTFAFVMDAGGHRFDCHVFWCEPNAGHVSEAVQAACMLRYQKCLVARPPSQRACGSSPPGDSVSRRVSTSVKRGVLSLIDTLKQKRPVTELPQ from the exons ATGACTGACCTCCTGACAG GTGATCTGTCTTGTGCCGCGATGATGTCAGTAGACGTGACCAATCGTAACAGCCCTGCTGCCACGCCTCCCACTTCCCTCAGCCTCCGCTCGTCACACAACCAGCTGCTGAGCAGTGATGTCATCAACCAAGGCTCTGCCACGCCACCCAAGTGTCGCAAAAAGTACGCACTTACCAATATACAGAGTGCCATGGGCCTTGGCGAAGCAGTGCCCTCTTCATCTTCCCCGTCATCCCCCTCACAGCCCTTAACCCCTAACAATCCCAAACTTGCCAAGAACGGAGTGAACCAGCTTCGTAAAGCCGGTCAGgatcacaacaaaaacacaaccgGCCCTGACTTGGTGGATCCAGAGTCTGAAACTACAGCTGATGACCTCAATGTCAACACAGCTGAGGAAGATGACAGCCACGCTCTCACCAAcaatgacagggaggaagaCGTCATTAAGAGAGACTTTGAACTTCACTCGGACGACAGCAGTGATGCAGACCCCGAGCCGAAAACTGAATCAGACATTGACTGTAACATTAACACAAGCGTGCAGATCAAACTGAACGGCAACTCCACAGATTTGGACTTTGACTTGAACATTGAGACAGAGGAGAGCGACGACATCAGCATTCTGTctgaaaaggaaatgatgtCGAAGATGAAGATCGAGGAAGATGGAGATGAGGCGgtagaggaggagcaggagaacgAGGAGAATAAACCTTTACTGATGATAAAAAGTGAGTCTCCTGTGATGAACCACAACGTTTCTTCAAGCCTGGAGCTCATCTCTGACCTCCACTCCAACCTCAAGCTCCTCAAATCAGGCCAGGACGCTCCGgtgcctccccctccctccccaccgAAGCAGGCCAGCCCAGAGGACACACCCCTGCTTTCTGtggcctcctgctcctcctcttcctcctcctctccagagACCAAGAAGGACAGAAGGACCGGGGCAAAGACAGACTGTGCTTTGAACCGCATTCAGAATCTGAACCCCAGTGACGAAGAGTTGAGTTGGACCACACTGTCCCAGGAGAGCAACTCCCCCGAAGAGACAG ATATCTGGAGTGAGCAGTCATTCCAGACAGACCCTGACCTGCCTCCAGGATGGAAGAAGATCACAGACATGGCCGGTATCTACTACTGGCACATTCCTACAGGCACCACCCAGTGGGAGAGGCCGGCCACACGCCCTGCACCCCCCGGAGAGACAGAGCCCCTGGCCCTGGGCGACCACACAGCCTCCACACCACGTAAACACTCCCTGGGCTCACTCAGCCCCTCACCTACTCCTGACCACGAG tCGAGCCAGGCGGAGATCTTCTTCAGGGGGTCGACTCGCTCAAGCACCACCTCTGACAGCTCCGTGGAGCCTCTCTCCACCCAAGAGCCCACCGTCACCACATGTGGATTTGTCAACAGCTGTTACTTT CCTCGTTCCACTTCTCTACAGGGGATGCCTGATCCAGAGCTGCGCTCTCAGCATCTCGAAGATGAAGACAAG AAACAGGTGTGGAGTGAATTTGGCGGAAAGATTGATAGTGAAGTGTGGAAG GACCTGCAAGCAGCCACGGTGAACCCTGACCCCAGCCTGAAGGAGTTCGAGGGTGCTACGCTTCGCTACGCATCACTAAAGCTAAG gaaCCGTCCGTCAGTGGAAGACGAGGAGTCCTGCAGGATCAACAGGATCAACTCAGAAACAAAG TGCTTTGCAGTGCGATCTCTGGGGTGGGTTGAAATGGCCGAAGAGGACTTGGCTCCTGGAAAGAGCAGTGTTGCCGTTAACAACTGCATCCGACAGCTGTCCTACTGCAAGAATGACATCCGAGACACCGTCGGCATCTGGGGAGAG GGGAAGGACATGTACCTGCTGCTGGAGAACAATATGTTAAACCTGGTCGACCCCATGGACCGCAGTGTGCTTCACTCTCAGCCAATCGCAAGTATCCGGGTCTGGGGCGTTGGCCGGGACAATGGCAG GGACTTTGCATATGTTGCGCGGGATAAAAACACCAGGATCCTGAAATGTCATGTGTTCCGCTGTGACACGCCAGCCAAAGCCATCGCCACCAGCCTGCATGAGATCTGCTCCCGG atAATGACAGAGCGAAAGAATGCCAAAGCGATGGCAGGCTCTCTCCAGGACAGGATGCAGGCAGGACTAGATCTCCCCTTACAAG CAGAGTTCCCCACACCAAAGACGGAGCTGGTTCAGAAGTTCCAGGTGCTCTACCTTGGGATGCTGCCTGTGGCCAGACCAATAG GCATGGACATACTGAACGGAGCTATAGACAGCCTGATGGGTTCTTCAAACAGAGAGGACTGGACCCCGGTAGACCTCAATGTAGCAGATGCTACTGTCACCATCAGCAAAGAGAAG GACGAAGGGGAAGTGCTGGTGGAGTGTCGTGTTCGTTTCCTGTCTTTCATGGGCGTCGGGCGGAACGTGCACACGTTTGCCTTCGTCATGGATGCTGGCGGCCATCGCTTCGACTGTCACGTCTTCTGGTGTGAGCCCAACGCTGGACACGTGTCAGAGGCCGTACAGGCCGCTTGTATG ctGCGGTATCAGAAGTGTTTGGTGGCTCGCCCCCCCTCCCAGAGGGCATGTGGCTCATCGCCCCCCGGAGACTCGGTATCCCGTCGGGTCTCGACCAGTGTGAAGCGAGGCGTCCTGTCTCTCATCGACACCCTCAAACAAAAGAGACCCGTCACAGAGTTGCCGCAGTAA
- the apbb2b gene encoding amyloid beta precursor protein binding family B member 2 isoform X2 produces the protein MTDLLTGDLSCAAMMSVDVTNRNSPAATPPTSLSLRSSHNQLLSSDVINQGSATPPKCRKKYALTNIQSAMGLGEAVPSSSSPSSPSQPLTPNNPKLAKNGVNQLRKAGQDHNKNTTGPDLVDPESETTADDLNVNTAEEDDSHALTNNDREEDVIKRDFELHSDDSSDADPEPKTESDIDCNINTSVQIKLNGNSTDLDFDLNIETEESDDISILSEKEMMSKMKIEEDGDEAVEEEQENEENKPLLMIKSESPVMNHNVSSSLELISDLHSNLKLLKSGQDAPVPPPPSPPKQASPEDTPLLSVASCSSSSSSSPETKKDRRTGAKTDCALNRIQNLNPSDEELSWTTLSQESNSPEETDIWSEQSFQTDPDLPPGWKKITDMAGIYYWHIPTGTTQWERPATRPAPPGETEPLALGDHTASTPRKHSLGSLSPSPTPDHESSQAEIFFRGSTRSSTTSDSSVEPLSTQEPTVTTCGFVNSCYFPRSTSLQGMPDPELRSQHLEDEDKKQVWSEFGGKIDSEVWKDLQAATVNPDPSLKEFEGATLRYASLKLRNRPSVEDEESCRINRINSETKCFAVRSLGWVEMAEEDLAPGKSSVAVNNCIRQLSYCKNDIRDTVGIWGEGKDMYLLLENNMLNLVDPMDRSVLHSQPIASIRVWGVGRDNGRDFAYVARDKNTRILKCHVFRCDTPAKAIATSLHEICSRIMTERKNAKAMAGSLQDRMQAGLDLPLQEFPTPKTELVQKFQVLYLGMLPVARPIGSAPGMDILNGAIDSLMGSSNREDWTPVDLNVADATVTISKEKDEGEVLVECRVRFLSFMGVGRNVHTFAFVMDAGGHRFDCHVFWCEPNAGHVSEAVQAACMLRYQKCLVARPPSQRACGSSPPGDSVSRRVSTSVKRGVLSLIDTLKQKRPVTELPQ, from the exons ATGACTGACCTCCTGACAG GTGATCTGTCTTGTGCCGCGATGATGTCAGTAGACGTGACCAATCGTAACAGCCCTGCTGCCACGCCTCCCACTTCCCTCAGCCTCCGCTCGTCACACAACCAGCTGCTGAGCAGTGATGTCATCAACCAAGGCTCTGCCACGCCACCCAAGTGTCGCAAAAAGTACGCACTTACCAATATACAGAGTGCCATGGGCCTTGGCGAAGCAGTGCCCTCTTCATCTTCCCCGTCATCCCCCTCACAGCCCTTAACCCCTAACAATCCCAAACTTGCCAAGAACGGAGTGAACCAGCTTCGTAAAGCCGGTCAGgatcacaacaaaaacacaaccgGCCCTGACTTGGTGGATCCAGAGTCTGAAACTACAGCTGATGACCTCAATGTCAACACAGCTGAGGAAGATGACAGCCACGCTCTCACCAAcaatgacagggaggaagaCGTCATTAAGAGAGACTTTGAACTTCACTCGGACGACAGCAGTGATGCAGACCCCGAGCCGAAAACTGAATCAGACATTGACTGTAACATTAACACAAGCGTGCAGATCAAACTGAACGGCAACTCCACAGATTTGGACTTTGACTTGAACATTGAGACAGAGGAGAGCGACGACATCAGCATTCTGTctgaaaaggaaatgatgtCGAAGATGAAGATCGAGGAAGATGGAGATGAGGCGgtagaggaggagcaggagaacgAGGAGAATAAACCTTTACTGATGATAAAAAGTGAGTCTCCTGTGATGAACCACAACGTTTCTTCAAGCCTGGAGCTCATCTCTGACCTCCACTCCAACCTCAAGCTCCTCAAATCAGGCCAGGACGCTCCGgtgcctccccctccctccccaccgAAGCAGGCCAGCCCAGAGGACACACCCCTGCTTTCTGtggcctcctgctcctcctcttcctcctcctctccagagACCAAGAAGGACAGAAGGACCGGGGCAAAGACAGACTGTGCTTTGAACCGCATTCAGAATCTGAACCCCAGTGACGAAGAGTTGAGTTGGACCACACTGTCCCAGGAGAGCAACTCCCCCGAAGAGACAG ATATCTGGAGTGAGCAGTCATTCCAGACAGACCCTGACCTGCCTCCAGGATGGAAGAAGATCACAGACATGGCCGGTATCTACTACTGGCACATTCCTACAGGCACCACCCAGTGGGAGAGGCCGGCCACACGCCCTGCACCCCCCGGAGAGACAGAGCCCCTGGCCCTGGGCGACCACACAGCCTCCACACCACGTAAACACTCCCTGGGCTCACTCAGCCCCTCACCTACTCCTGACCACGAG tCGAGCCAGGCGGAGATCTTCTTCAGGGGGTCGACTCGCTCAAGCACCACCTCTGACAGCTCCGTGGAGCCTCTCTCCACCCAAGAGCCCACCGTCACCACATGTGGATTTGTCAACAGCTGTTACTTT CCTCGTTCCACTTCTCTACAGGGGATGCCTGATCCAGAGCTGCGCTCTCAGCATCTCGAAGATGAAGACAAG AAACAGGTGTGGAGTGAATTTGGCGGAAAGATTGATAGTGAAGTGTGGAAG GACCTGCAAGCAGCCACGGTGAACCCTGACCCCAGCCTGAAGGAGTTCGAGGGTGCTACGCTTCGCTACGCATCACTAAAGCTAAG gaaCCGTCCGTCAGTGGAAGACGAGGAGTCCTGCAGGATCAACAGGATCAACTCAGAAACAAAG TGCTTTGCAGTGCGATCTCTGGGGTGGGTTGAAATGGCCGAAGAGGACTTGGCTCCTGGAAAGAGCAGTGTTGCCGTTAACAACTGCATCCGACAGCTGTCCTACTGCAAGAATGACATCCGAGACACCGTCGGCATCTGGGGAGAG GGGAAGGACATGTACCTGCTGCTGGAGAACAATATGTTAAACCTGGTCGACCCCATGGACCGCAGTGTGCTTCACTCTCAGCCAATCGCAAGTATCCGGGTCTGGGGCGTTGGCCGGGACAATGGCAG GGACTTTGCATATGTTGCGCGGGATAAAAACACCAGGATCCTGAAATGTCATGTGTTCCGCTGTGACACGCCAGCCAAAGCCATCGCCACCAGCCTGCATGAGATCTGCTCCCGG atAATGACAGAGCGAAAGAATGCCAAAGCGATGGCAGGCTCTCTCCAGGACAGGATGCAGGCAGGACTAGATCTCCCCTTACAAG AGTTCCCCACACCAAAGACGGAGCTGGTTCAGAAGTTCCAGGTGCTCTACCTTGGGATGCTGCCTGTGGCCAGACCAATAG GCTCTGCTCCAGGCATGGACATACTGAACGGAGCTATAGACAGCCTGATGGGTTCTTCAAACAGAGAGGACTGGACCCCGGTAGACCTCAATGTAGCAGATGCTACTGTCACCATCAGCAAAGAGAAG GACGAAGGGGAAGTGCTGGTGGAGTGTCGTGTTCGTTTCCTGTCTTTCATGGGCGTCGGGCGGAACGTGCACACGTTTGCCTTCGTCATGGATGCTGGCGGCCATCGCTTCGACTGTCACGTCTTCTGGTGTGAGCCCAACGCTGGACACGTGTCAGAGGCCGTACAGGCCGCTTGTATG ctGCGGTATCAGAAGTGTTTGGTGGCTCGCCCCCCCTCCCAGAGGGCATGTGGCTCATCGCCCCCCGGAGACTCGGTATCCCGTCGGGTCTCGACCAGTGTGAAGCGAGGCGTCCTGTCTCTCATCGACACCCTCAAACAAAAGAGACCCGTCACAGAGTTGCCGCAGTAA